Proteins co-encoded in one Erinaceus europaeus chromosome 2, mEriEur2.1, whole genome shotgun sequence genomic window:
- the C2H19orf84 gene encoding uncharacterized protein C19orf84 homolog, producing the protein MEQQQNEGTGSERNNLPLPSAGPPAPFPVLPPSLLGTPDPAHLGLPEGLASVTVPIRLDALSYLLHSALMGAYTLQRSMPSCQCSSQTCCSQPAHSDSPPRGRGRWEPRRRPGRGRGLGQQWWGPGRAEQPERGWVGGSWAGPSTPPMTPTQQGRKEAGGSEPPQDVPPAATATTTTTEDWETEY; encoded by the exons ATGGAACAGCAGCAAAATGAAGGAACTGGGTCAGAGAG GAACAACTTGCCTCTTCCATCGGCCGGGCCCCCTGCGCCCTTCCCAGTCCTGCCACCTTCTCTCCTGGGCACCCCAGACCCGGCCCATCTGGGGCTCCCTGAAGGCCTGGCCTCTGTCACCGTCCCCATCCGTCTGGATGCACTGTCCTACCTCCTGCACAGCGCCCTGATGGGTGCCTACACCCTGCAGCGTTCCATGCCCTCCTGCCAATGCTCATCCCAGACCTGCTGCTCCCAGCCGGCCCACTCTGACAGCCCACCCAGGGGACGTGGGCGGTGGGAGCCCAGGCGCAGgccgggcaggggcaggggccttGGCCAGCAGTGGTGGGGGCCTGGGCGGGCTGAGCAGCCAgagaggggttgggtggggggcTCCTGGGCtggccccagcaccccacccatGACTCCCACACAGCAGGGCAGGAAGGAAGCCGGAGGTTCAGAGCCACCTCAGGATGTGCCCCCAgctgccaccgccaccaccaccaccaccgaggACTGGGAGACAGAGTAttag
- the SIGLEC10 gene encoding sialic acid-binding Ig-like lectin 10 isoform X2: MLLQLLLATLWGGSRALDTRYRLQVQREVRVQEGLCVLVPCSFSYPRDGWDDSTPALGYWYKDSGVSMASDYVVAVNNQKKWVHWSTRDRFQLVGDPQSMSCSLLIKEAKREDSGQYYFRVERGSKVKFNYKNFEFSLEVTDAPRNLEISISLNSAAVEPQTRGSELSHLDARQGQALRLLCEAESLPPAILSWTLGGRVLSWSQPWGPRGLALELPSLKAGDSGIYTCTAEHRLGSLSRTLELSVQYAPQNLTVTVTRGSSTVLEDLRNGDTLEVLEGQRLRLHCQAQSHPAARLSWEQGDRMLSSPQPLGVLELPGVGKEQEGELTCLAQNELGSLSISLGLSVVSAPHLQGPSCSWEDEVLCCSCSSRAWPAPTLRWQLGNQTLEVTSNDTVQVTISSGGPWANGTLSLHRELGAGLRLSCEARNTYGERSTGVLLIPDEKGLPSKTFSHGIFLGMGVTTFLFLCLILVLVKTLRRKGSLAEKDRLSRRSTILDYVNVFPGAGALARNRKAKPSSPSMPPPPSAPPSAPSPEAQNQQKEHHYVPHGPLGPGPSTQAAEPGSPDEVQYATLNFPGLRPWEAQQPRVSHADYEAIKFH, from the exons ATGCTCCTGCAGCTGCTGCTGGCCACACTGTGGGGCG GCTCCCGGGCTCTGGACACACGGTACCGGCTGCAGGTGCAGAGGGAGGTGAGGGTGCAGGAGGGGCTGTGTGTGCTGGTGCCCTGCTCCTTCTCCTACCCCCGGGATGGCTGGGATGACTCCACCCCGGCTCTCGGCTACTGGTACAAAGACAGCGGGGTCTCCATGGCTTCTGATTATGTGGTGGCCGTAAACAACCAAAAGAAATGGGTGCATTGGAGCACCCGGGACCGGTTCCAGCTGGTCGGTGACCCCCAGAGCATGAGCTGCTCCCTGCTGATCAAAGAAGCCAAGCGGGAGGACAGTGGACAGTACTACTTTCGGGTGGAGAGAGGCAGCAAAGTGAAGTTTAATTACAAAAACTTCGAGTTCTCTCTGGAAGTGACAG ATGCCCCCAGGAACCTGGAAATCAGCATTTCCCTTAATTCAGCAG cTGTGGAGCCCCAGACAAGAGGCTCAGAGCTCTCCCATCTGGACGCCAGGCAAGGCCAGGCCCTGCGGCTGCTGTGTGAGGCTGAGAGCCTGCCCCCTGCCATTCTGAGTTGGACTCTGGGGGGCCGGGTCCTCTCCTGGTCGCAGCCCTGGGGCCCCCGCGGCCTGGCGCTGGAGCTGCCCTCACTGAAGGCAGGGGACTCGGGGATATACACCTGCACAGCCGAACACAGGCTGGGCTCCCTGAGCCGCACTCTGGAGCTCTCTGTGCAGT ATGCCCCACAGAACCTGACAGTGACAGTGACCAGAGGAAGCAGTACAG TCCTGGAAGATCTCAGAAATGGTGACACACTGGAAGTCCTGGAGGGCCAGAGGCTGCGGCTGCACTGCCAGGCCCAGAGTCACCCTGCCGCCAGGCTGAGCTGGGAGCAAGGGGACCGCATGCTGAGCTCCCCCCAgcccctgggggtcctggagCTGCCTGGCGTGGGGAAGGAGCAGGAGGGGGAGCTCACCTGCTTGGCGCAGAATGAGCTGGGCTCCCTCAGCATCTCCCTAGGCCTCTCTGTGGTCT ctgccccccaccttcagggcccCTCCTGCTCCTGGGAGGACGAGGTTCTGTGCTGCAGCTGCTCCTCCCGGGCCTGGCCGGCTCCCACACTGCGCTGGCAGCTGGGGAACCAGACCCTGGAGGTCACCTCCAATGACACCGTCCAGGTCACCATCAGCTCCGGGGGGCCCTGGGCCAATGGCACCCTGAGCCTCCATAGGGAACTGGGTGCCGGCTTGAGACTCAGCTGCGAGGCCAGGAACACCTATGGGGAGCGGAGCACGGGGGTCCTGCTAATTCcag ATGAGAAGGGTCTCCCCTCAAAGACATTCTCTCACGGCATCTTCCTGGGGATGGGTGTCACCACCTTCCTTTTCCTCTGCCTCATCTTGGTCCT CGTGAAGACCCTGAGGAGGAAAGGGAGCCTGGCAGAAAAGGACAGACTCTCCCGCAGAAGCACCATCTTGGATTATGTCAACGTGTTCCCTGGAGCGGGTGCCCTA GCTCGGAACCGGAAGGCCAAACCAAGCAGTCCTTCCATGCCCCCTCCTCCAAGTGCTCCTCCAAGTGCTCCCTCCCCGGAAGCTCAGAATCAGCAGAAGGAGCACCACTACGTTCCCCATGGTCCTCTGGGGCCTGGGCCATCCACGCAAGCCGCAGAACCAGGGAGCCCTGATGAGGTTCAGTACGCGACCCTGAACTTTCCGGGCCTGCGACCCTGGGAGGCACAGCAGCCCAGGGTCAGCCACGCGGACTACGAGGCGATCAAGTTCCACTGA
- the SIGLEC10 gene encoding sialic acid-binding Ig-like lectin 10 isoform X1, whose protein sequence is MLLQLLLATLWGGSRALDTRYRLQVQREVRVQEGLCVLVPCSFSYPRDGWDDSTPALGYWYKDSGVSMASDYVVAVNNQKKWVHWSTRDRFQLVGDPQSMSCSLLIKEAKREDSGQYYFRVERGSKVKFNYKNFEFSLEVTAQPQEPDVYIPETLEPGRQATAICVTRGSFEGCPTPTVSWRGAALSSLEPGTPHFSVLTLTPSPQDHGSSLTCRVEFSRRGESAERTVQLNVAHAPRNLEISISLNSAAVEPQTRGSELSHLDARQGQALRLLCEAESLPPAILSWTLGGRVLSWSQPWGPRGLALELPSLKAGDSGIYTCTAEHRLGSLSRTLELSVQYAPQNLTVTVTRGSSTVLEDLRNGDTLEVLEGQRLRLHCQAQSHPAARLSWEQGDRMLSSPQPLGVLELPGVGKEQEGELTCLAQNELGSLSISLGLSVVSAPHLQGPSCSWEDEVLCCSCSSRAWPAPTLRWQLGNQTLEVTSNDTVQVTISSGGPWANGTLSLHRELGAGLRLSCEARNTYGERSTGVLLIPDEKGLPSKTFSHGIFLGMGVTTFLFLCLILVLVKTLRRKGSLAEKDRLSRRSTILDYVNVFPGAGALARNRKAKPSSPSMPPPPSAPPSAPSPEAQNQQKEHHYVPHGPLGPGPSTQAAEPGSPDEVQYATLNFPGLRPWEAQQPRVSHADYEAIKFH, encoded by the exons ATGCTCCTGCAGCTGCTGCTGGCCACACTGTGGGGCG GCTCCCGGGCTCTGGACACACGGTACCGGCTGCAGGTGCAGAGGGAGGTGAGGGTGCAGGAGGGGCTGTGTGTGCTGGTGCCCTGCTCCTTCTCCTACCCCCGGGATGGCTGGGATGACTCCACCCCGGCTCTCGGCTACTGGTACAAAGACAGCGGGGTCTCCATGGCTTCTGATTATGTGGTGGCCGTAAACAACCAAAAGAAATGGGTGCATTGGAGCACCCGGGACCGGTTCCAGCTGGTCGGTGACCCCCAGAGCATGAGCTGCTCCCTGCTGATCAAAGAAGCCAAGCGGGAGGACAGTGGACAGTACTACTTTCGGGTGGAGAGAGGCAGCAAAGTGAAGTTTAATTACAAAAACTTCGAGTTCTCTCTGGAAGTGACAG CCCAGCCACAGGAGCCAGACGTCTACATCCCAGAGACCCTGGAGCCTGGGCGCCAGGCGACGGCCATCTGTGTGACCAGAGGCAGCTTTGAGGGCTGCCCTACTCCCACTGTCTCCTGGAGGGGGGCTGCCTTGTCTTCCCTGGAGCCGGGGACCCCCCACTTCTCAGTGCTCACCCtcacacccagcccccaggaccacGGCAGCAGCCTCACCTGCCGGGTGGAATTTTCCAGAAGGGGCGAGAGTGCAGAGAGGACGGTGCAGCTGAATGTGGCCC ATGCCCCCAGGAACCTGGAAATCAGCATTTCCCTTAATTCAGCAG cTGTGGAGCCCCAGACAAGAGGCTCAGAGCTCTCCCATCTGGACGCCAGGCAAGGCCAGGCCCTGCGGCTGCTGTGTGAGGCTGAGAGCCTGCCCCCTGCCATTCTGAGTTGGACTCTGGGGGGCCGGGTCCTCTCCTGGTCGCAGCCCTGGGGCCCCCGCGGCCTGGCGCTGGAGCTGCCCTCACTGAAGGCAGGGGACTCGGGGATATACACCTGCACAGCCGAACACAGGCTGGGCTCCCTGAGCCGCACTCTGGAGCTCTCTGTGCAGT ATGCCCCACAGAACCTGACAGTGACAGTGACCAGAGGAAGCAGTACAG TCCTGGAAGATCTCAGAAATGGTGACACACTGGAAGTCCTGGAGGGCCAGAGGCTGCGGCTGCACTGCCAGGCCCAGAGTCACCCTGCCGCCAGGCTGAGCTGGGAGCAAGGGGACCGCATGCTGAGCTCCCCCCAgcccctgggggtcctggagCTGCCTGGCGTGGGGAAGGAGCAGGAGGGGGAGCTCACCTGCTTGGCGCAGAATGAGCTGGGCTCCCTCAGCATCTCCCTAGGCCTCTCTGTGGTCT ctgccccccaccttcagggcccCTCCTGCTCCTGGGAGGACGAGGTTCTGTGCTGCAGCTGCTCCTCCCGGGCCTGGCCGGCTCCCACACTGCGCTGGCAGCTGGGGAACCAGACCCTGGAGGTCACCTCCAATGACACCGTCCAGGTCACCATCAGCTCCGGGGGGCCCTGGGCCAATGGCACCCTGAGCCTCCATAGGGAACTGGGTGCCGGCTTGAGACTCAGCTGCGAGGCCAGGAACACCTATGGGGAGCGGAGCACGGGGGTCCTGCTAATTCcag ATGAGAAGGGTCTCCCCTCAAAGACATTCTCTCACGGCATCTTCCTGGGGATGGGTGTCACCACCTTCCTTTTCCTCTGCCTCATCTTGGTCCT CGTGAAGACCCTGAGGAGGAAAGGGAGCCTGGCAGAAAAGGACAGACTCTCCCGCAGAAGCACCATCTTGGATTATGTCAACGTGTTCCCTGGAGCGGGTGCCCTA GCTCGGAACCGGAAGGCCAAACCAAGCAGTCCTTCCATGCCCCCTCCTCCAAGTGCTCCTCCAAGTGCTCCCTCCCCGGAAGCTCAGAATCAGCAGAAGGAGCACCACTACGTTCCCCATGGTCCTCTGGGGCCTGGGCCATCCACGCAAGCCGCAGAACCAGGGAGCCCTGATGAGGTTCAGTACGCGACCCTGAACTTTCCGGGCCTGCGACCCTGGGAGGCACAGCAGCCCAGGGTCAGCCACGCGGACTACGAGGCGATCAAGTTCCACTGA